From Nocardia sp. XZ_19_385, the proteins below share one genomic window:
- a CDS encoding MFS transporter produces MTADLPVRNFGPTRWVMLAVLCASLLLVAMDATILNVALPSLIDDLHVGQLEQLWIIDVYGLVLGGLLITTGAIGDRVGRKLLFNSGFVLFGIASVVAATAQSSGQLIAGRVLLALGGAMVMPSTLSLIRNIFADPKERTLAIGIWAAVAGAGATIGPIVGGLLVEDFGWASAFWLNVPVVIVTVIAGVWLLPEYRSPQSGTLDWLSAVLSIAGIVGLAWGIKHIAKGSAGGVDWGIFVLGLLFLAWFARRQLSSADPLLDVRLFRNGPFTAAALATLLAMLAIGAALFLISLWLQYIHGYSPSQAGLRTMPSAITLLAASLATPWLMQRIGVRGVLAIGLGALALGFLGLALSPEPTTYPVIALVLATFGLGDGLAVTAAAAVLVSAVPPERAGQAGAVSETNYELGIGLGVALLGSIHARIFSENMTEIPLHGAALEEARGSVGGAVEVASELDPVARSQVLTETGHAFDVALTITSYISAAIVAVVAVVAVWLVPRGFRVTGGH; encoded by the coding sequence GTGACGGCGGATTTGCCAGTGCGCAACTTCGGTCCCACGCGGTGGGTGATGCTCGCCGTGCTGTGCGCGAGCCTGCTGTTGGTCGCCATGGACGCCACCATCCTCAATGTCGCCCTGCCTTCCCTGATCGACGACCTGCACGTCGGCCAGCTGGAACAGCTGTGGATCATCGACGTCTACGGCCTGGTCCTCGGCGGCCTGCTGATCACCACCGGCGCGATCGGTGACCGGGTCGGCCGAAAGCTGTTGTTCAACAGCGGTTTCGTTCTTTTCGGCATCGCCTCCGTGGTGGCGGCCACCGCGCAGAGTTCCGGTCAGCTGATCGCGGGCCGCGTCCTGCTCGCGCTCGGCGGCGCCATGGTGATGCCCTCCACGCTCTCGTTGATCCGCAATATCTTCGCCGACCCGAAGGAGCGCACCCTCGCCATCGGCATCTGGGCCGCGGTCGCGGGTGCGGGCGCCACCATCGGCCCGATTGTCGGCGGCCTGCTCGTCGAGGATTTCGGCTGGGCCTCGGCCTTCTGGCTGAATGTGCCGGTCGTGATCGTCACGGTTATCGCGGGCGTCTGGTTGCTGCCGGAATATCGCTCGCCGCAATCGGGCACTTTGGATTGGCTGTCGGCCGTGCTGTCCATCGCCGGAATTGTCGGCTTGGCCTGGGGTATCAAACACATCGCGAAAGGTTCGGCGGGCGGTGTGGATTGGGGCATCTTCGTGCTCGGCCTGCTTTTCTTGGCCTGGTTCGCGCGCCGCCAACTCAGCTCCGCCGACCCGCTGCTCGATGTCCGGCTGTTCCGCAACGGCCCGTTCACGGCCGCCGCCCTGGCCACCCTGCTGGCCATGCTCGCCATCGGCGCCGCCCTGTTCCTGATCTCCCTGTGGCTGCAATACATTCACGGCTATTCCCCGTCGCAGGCCGGTTTGCGCACCATGCCCTCGGCCATCACCTTGCTGGCCGCCTCGCTGGCCACGCCGTGGCTGATGCAGCGCATAGGTGTGCGCGGGGTACTCGCCATTGGCCTCGGCGCGCTCGCACTAGGTTTCCTCGGTTTGGCGTTGAGTCCGGAACCTACGACCTATCCGGTGATCGCCCTGGTTCTGGCTACCTTCGGCTTGGGTGACGGGCTCGCGGTCACCGCAGCGGCGGCGGTCCTGGTCTCCGCGGTGCCCCCGGAGCGCGCCGGGCAGGCGGGCGCGGTCTCGGAAACCAACTACGAGCTGGGCATCGGCTTGGGCGTGGCGCTGCTCGGCAGTATCCACGCGCGCATCTTCAGCGAGAACATGACCGAGATCCCGCTGCACGGCGCCGCACTCGAGGAAGCGCGCGGTTCGGTCGGCGGCGCGGTCGAAGTGGCCTCGGAGCTGGACCCGGTCGCGCGTTCCCAGGTGCTCACCGAAACCGGGCACGCTTTCGATGTCGCGCTGACCATCACGTCCTATATTTCGGCGGCGATCGTCGCGGTGGTGGCCGTGGTCGCGGTCTGGCTGGTGCCGCGGGGATTTCGGGTCACCGGCGGCCATTGA
- a CDS encoding TetR/AcrR family transcriptional regulator — MARPLDHAKRAELLAGVVAYIADHGLAELSLRPLAAELGTSSRMLIHYFGTKEELLVQALATQRPDISALFADVTDATALRARLTGFFEANVHGRGSTSVRVLLQVLGAACAPVSPYAQYAHDAIAVFVTALAEALGRIDSVTDAEAVATLLISGLRGIIQDRLITGDTDRTTRAAHRLIEQNIH, encoded by the coding sequence ATGGCCCGCCCTCTCGACCACGCCAAACGCGCCGAACTGCTCGCCGGCGTCGTCGCCTACATCGCCGACCACGGCCTCGCCGAACTCTCCCTGCGCCCGCTCGCCGCCGAGCTCGGAACCAGTTCGCGCATGCTCATCCACTACTTCGGGACCAAGGAGGAACTGCTCGTCCAGGCCCTGGCCACCCAGCGCCCCGACATCTCGGCCCTGTTCGCCGATGTAACCGACGCCACGGCGCTCCGGGCGCGGCTGACCGGCTTCTTCGAGGCCAACGTCCACGGCCGCGGCTCGACGAGTGTCCGGGTCCTGCTGCAAGTGCTCGGCGCGGCCTGCGCCCCCGTCAGCCCCTACGCGCAGTACGCGCACGACGCGATCGCGGTGTTCGTCACCGCGCTGGCCGAGGCGCTGGGCCGGATCGATTCCGTCACCGATGCGGAAGCCGTTGCGACACTACTCATCTCCGGTCTGCGCGGCATCATCCAGGACCGGTTGATCACCGGCGACACCGACCGCACCACCCGTGCTGCCCACCGCCTGATCGAGCAGAACATCCACTAG
- a CDS encoding KasA/KasB family beta-ketoacyl-ACP synthase codes for MTVTIASETRNVVVTGYAATTALADDAEATWAGLLAGRSGIGPLQGDFVDEYDLPVRIGGTLTAHPGAQLTRIEQRRMSYVEQLALVLGRQVWQHAGVPEVDGERLAVAIGTGLGGADALITAVDAMRAGGYRKVSPMAVPMVMPNGPAATVGLEIGAKAGVFAPVSACSSGSEAIAHAWRLIRTGEADVVVTGGVEGHIDAVPIASFAMMRAMSTRNDEPERASRPFDRDRDGFVFGEAGALLVLESEAHARARGARLLGRVLGAGITSDAYHIVASEPGGSGAARAMRKAIQTAGLRVSDIQHVNAHATSTSIGDASEADAITATTPHASVYAPKSALGHSIGAVGALESILTLLTLRDEIVPPTLNLDNRDPEIDLDIVAGAPRQQRIDYAVNNSFGFGGHNVALAFGKA; via the coding sequence GTGACTGTAACAATCGCTTCAGAAACTCGGAATGTGGTCGTCACCGGTTATGCCGCGACCACCGCTTTGGCCGACGATGCCGAAGCGACATGGGCCGGGCTGCTCGCCGGACGCAGCGGAATCGGCCCGCTACAAGGCGATTTCGTCGACGAGTACGACCTGCCGGTGCGGATCGGCGGCACGCTGACGGCGCACCCCGGCGCCCAGCTGACGCGGATCGAACAGCGCAGGATGTCCTACGTCGAGCAGCTGGCGCTGGTGCTCGGCCGCCAGGTCTGGCAGCACGCCGGTGTGCCCGAGGTCGACGGGGAACGGCTCGCGGTCGCCATCGGCACCGGGCTCGGCGGGGCCGATGCGCTGATCACCGCGGTGGACGCGATGCGGGCGGGCGGCTATCGAAAGGTGTCACCGATGGCCGTGCCGATGGTGATGCCGAATGGTCCGGCCGCCACCGTGGGCCTCGAAATCGGTGCGAAGGCCGGGGTTTTCGCGCCGGTGTCGGCCTGCTCGTCGGGTTCGGAGGCGATCGCGCACGCGTGGCGGCTGATCCGCACCGGCGAGGCCGACGTGGTGGTCACCGGCGGCGTCGAGGGCCACATCGATGCGGTGCCGATCGCGAGCTTCGCCATGATGCGCGCCATGAGCACCCGCAACGACGAGCCGGAACGCGCCTCGCGCCCGTTCGATCGGGATCGCGACGGATTCGTCTTCGGTGAGGCGGGCGCGCTGCTGGTACTGGAATCCGAGGCACACGCGCGGGCCCGCGGCGCCCGGCTGCTCGGCCGGGTGCTGGGCGCGGGCATCACCTCCGACGCCTATCACATCGTGGCCTCCGAACCCGGCGGCAGCGGCGCGGCCCGAGCCATGCGCAAGGCGATACAGACTGCGGGGCTGCGGGTTTCGGATATCCAGCACGTCAACGCGCACGCCACCTCGACCTCGATCGGCGACGCCTCCGAAGCCGACGCCATCACCGCCACCACGCCGCACGCCTCGGTCTACGCGCCGAAATCCGCACTGGGACATTCGATCGGCGCGGTCGGGGCGCTGGAATCGATCCTCACCTTGCTCACGCTGCGCGACGAAATCGTCCCGCCCACACTGAATCTCGACAACCGCGATCCGGAGATCGACCTCGATATCGTCGCGGGCGCGCCACGGCAGCAGCGCATCGACTACGCGGTGAACAACTCCTTCGGCTTCGGCGGGCACAATGTCGCGCTTGCCTTCGGAAAGGCTTGA
- the thiD gene encoding bifunctional hydroxymethylpyrimidine kinase/phosphomethylpyrimidine kinase, translated as MKLLPIPADGQTPVRVLTIAGTDSGGGAGIQADSRTMALCGVHACVAVAAVTVQNSVGVSGFHEIPPNIVADQVRSVVGDIGIGAAKTGMLASTAIIEAVAGVCQEVGIGRNGAIPLVVDPVAASMHGDPLLHESALDAVRYTLFPLATVVTPNLDEVRLLTGIDVVDDATARRAAEALHALGPQWAIVKGGHLRTSQYSTDLLFDGEQFLEFTAPRIETGNDHGGGDTMAASIACALANGYSVPDAVEFAKEWTRRCLEASYDLGAGHGPVSPLWRLNYA; from the coding sequence GTGAAACTTCTGCCGATTCCCGCCGACGGGCAGACCCCTGTTCGAGTCCTCACCATCGCGGGCACCGACTCCGGCGGCGGCGCCGGGATCCAAGCCGATTCGCGGACCATGGCGCTGTGTGGCGTGCACGCCTGCGTCGCCGTCGCGGCGGTGACGGTGCAGAACTCGGTGGGCGTCAGCGGCTTCCACGAGATCCCGCCGAATATCGTGGCCGACCAGGTGCGTTCGGTGGTCGGCGATATCGGCATCGGCGCGGCCAAGACCGGCATGCTCGCTTCGACCGCCATCATCGAGGCCGTCGCCGGCGTGTGCCAGGAGGTCGGGATCGGCCGCAACGGCGCCATCCCGCTGGTGGTCGATCCGGTCGCGGCCTCCATGCACGGTGACCCGCTGCTGCACGAGTCGGCCCTGGACGCGGTGCGGTACACGCTGTTCCCGCTGGCCACCGTGGTCACGCCGAACCTGGACGAGGTCCGGCTGCTCACCGGCATCGACGTCGTCGACGACGCCACCGCCCGCCGCGCCGCCGAAGCCCTGCACGCGCTCGGCCCGCAGTGGGCCATCGTCAAGGGCGGCCACCTGCGCACCTCGCAGTACAGCACCGACCTGCTCTTCGACGGCGAGCAGTTCCTGGAATTCACCGCACCGCGTATCGAGACCGGCAACGACCACGGCGGCGGTGACACCATGGCCGCGTCCATCGCGTGCGCCCTCGCCAACGGCTACTCCGTCCCCGACGCCGTGGAATTCGCCAAGGAGTGGACTCGCCGCTGCCTCGAGGCGTCCTATGACCTGGGTGCGGGCCACGGACCGGTGTCCCCGCTCTGGCGCCTGAATTACGCCTGA
- a CDS encoding GTP-binding protein, translated as MTVSLDTRLPVTVLSGFLGAGKTTLLNHILANREGRRVAVIVNDMSEVNIDAALIAGQGHLDRTEEKLVELTNGCICCTLREDLMEAVGKLARAGRFDQLVIESTGISEPMPVAATFDWEFEDGFSLGDIARLDTMVTVVDASTFLAEVVRGEALADRELEAGEGDERTIADLLVDQVEFADVLLISKTDLVSANAAGTVEATVRRLNPCARVLRTSKGAVDLAEVLETGRYNPVVAAETEGWAEELAGGHVPETEEYGIRSITYTAERPFHPQRLATALEQLRGMLRSKGFCWIASRPDLAAVWSQAGPNLTFEPAAWWSSLEVPAGQEIVFIGVKLDGDRVRGLLDAALLTDAEFTAGPGIWKTLPDPFPAWGELHEHA; from the coding sequence ATGACTGTTTCCCTCGACACCCGCCTGCCCGTCACCGTGCTGTCCGGCTTCCTCGGCGCGGGCAAGACCACGCTGCTCAATCACATCCTCGCCAACCGGGAGGGACGCCGGGTGGCGGTGATCGTCAACGACATGAGCGAGGTCAACATCGATGCCGCCCTGATCGCCGGACAGGGTCACCTCGACCGGACCGAGGAGAAGCTGGTCGAGCTCACCAATGGCTGCATCTGCTGCACGCTGCGCGAGGACCTGATGGAGGCGGTGGGCAAGCTCGCCCGCGCGGGCCGATTCGATCAGCTGGTCATCGAGTCGACCGGCATCTCCGAGCCGATGCCGGTGGCCGCGACCTTCGACTGGGAATTCGAGGACGGCTTCTCCCTCGGCGATATCGCGCGGCTGGACACCATGGTGACCGTGGTCGACGCGTCCACCTTCCTGGCCGAAGTCGTACGCGGCGAAGCGCTGGCCGACCGCGAGCTGGAGGCGGGCGAGGGCGACGAGCGCACCATCGCGGATCTGCTGGTCGATCAGGTGGAATTCGCCGATGTGCTGCTGATCAGCAAGACCGATCTGGTGAGCGCGAACGCCGCCGGAACCGTGGAAGCCACAGTGCGGCGGCTCAATCCGTGCGCTCGGGTACTGCGGACCAGCAAGGGCGCGGTGGATCTGGCCGAGGTGCTGGAGACCGGCCGCTACAACCCGGTAGTCGCGGCGGAGACCGAAGGCTGGGCCGAAGAGCTTGCGGGCGGGCATGTTCCGGAAACGGAGGAATACGGAATTCGCAGCATCACCTACACCGCTGAGCGTCCGTTCCATCCGCAGCGGCTGGCCACGGCCCTCGAACAGCTGCGGGGAATGTTGCGCAGCAAGGGTTTCTGCTGGATCGCCAGTCGTCCCGACCTTGCTGCGGTGTGGTCGCAGGCCGGGCCGAACCTGACCTTCGAACCCGCCGCCTGGTGGTCGTCTCTCGAAGTGCCCGCAGGACAGGAGATCGTCTTCATCGGCGTAAAACTCGACGGCGACCGCGTCCGCGGATTACTCGACGCGGCCCTGCTGACGGATGCTGAATTCACTGCGGGACCGGGTATCTGGAAGACGCTCCCGGATCCGTTCCCGGCTTGGGGCGAGCTGCACGAGCACGCCTGA
- a CDS encoding NAD(P)-dependent oxidoreductase has translation MRIAVFGATGTVGRVVVEQALAQGHEVTAFTRNAAGVTQQHEGLRIVEGDVYDTNSVERAVAGQDAVIVALGDDRKGQVRFGGTKSVIEAMNRTGVKRLIVQSSLGVGDSRPNLNFLWKYIIFGIVLRKAYVDHGHQEELVQASNVDWTIVRPAAFTDGPRTGAYRRGFGPNEKGLQLKIARADIAAFYLEQLTDPTYVRRAVSISN, from the coding sequence ATGCGAATCGCAGTCTTCGGAGCCACCGGAACCGTCGGCCGGGTCGTCGTCGAGCAGGCACTGGCGCAGGGCCACGAGGTCACCGCGTTTACTCGGAACGCGGCCGGTGTCACCCAGCAGCACGAGGGGTTGCGCATCGTGGAAGGCGATGTGTACGACACGAATTCGGTCGAGCGGGCGGTCGCCGGGCAGGACGCGGTGATCGTCGCGCTCGGTGACGACCGCAAGGGGCAGGTGCGCTTCGGCGGCACCAAGTCGGTCATCGAGGCGATGAACCGGACCGGGGTGAAGCGCCTGATCGTGCAGTCCAGCCTGGGTGTCGGCGACAGCCGCCCGAACCTGAACTTCCTGTGGAAGTACATCATCTTCGGGATCGTGCTGCGCAAGGCCTACGTCGACCACGGCCACCAGGAGGAATTGGTGCAGGCCAGCAACGTGGACTGGACCATCGTGCGGCCCGCCGCCTTCACCGACGGGCCTCGTACCGGCGCCTACCGCCGCGGGTTCGGTCCGAACGAGAAGGGCTTGCAACTGAAGATCGCCCGCGCCGACATCGCGGCCTTCTACCTCGAGCAGCTGACCGACCCGACCTACGTGCGCCGCGCCGTAAGCATCTCGAACTGA
- a CDS encoding epoxide hydrolase family protein, which produces MNATITPFRIAIDQADLDDLQARLARTRWADQIPGSGDAYGVSVDRVRHLVNYWRDGFDWRKVEEQLNAYPQFSTEIDGQNIHFVHVKAQRDNGFPLILTHGWPGTFVEFLGVIEPLTAAGFDLVIPSVPGYGFSGVTTESGWNDQRIGKAWAELMSRLGYAKYGAVGNDGGAQISPEVGRAAPESVVGVHVSQVYSFPSGDPSEMADLTADEQQSLATLDWFVKNKMGFNILQSQQPQTLAHALMDSPTGLLGWNTQLLGPDLDDDFVLTNIAIHWLTGTAGSAIRHYFEKAQAEQPAEPTTVPLALSGSTGDFHGIRRFADRDHRNIVSWRTHDVFTHYLHHVAPALMADEITEFFAQYR; this is translated from the coding sequence TCGCCATCGACCAGGCCGACCTCGACGACCTGCAGGCCAGGCTGGCGCGCACCCGCTGGGCCGACCAGATCCCCGGTTCGGGCGACGCCTACGGCGTGAGTGTGGACCGGGTGCGGCACCTGGTGAACTACTGGCGCGACGGATTCGACTGGCGCAAGGTCGAGGAGCAGCTGAACGCCTACCCGCAGTTCAGCACCGAGATCGACGGTCAGAACATCCACTTCGTGCACGTGAAGGCGCAGCGGGACAACGGCTTTCCGCTGATCCTGACGCACGGCTGGCCCGGCACCTTCGTCGAATTCCTCGGCGTCATCGAGCCGTTGACCGCCGCCGGGTTCGACCTGGTGATCCCGTCCGTCCCGGGTTACGGATTCTCCGGTGTGACAACCGAATCCGGCTGGAACGACCAGCGCATCGGCAAGGCGTGGGCCGAACTGATGTCTCGCCTCGGATATGCGAAATACGGCGCGGTCGGCAATGACGGCGGCGCGCAGATTTCTCCGGAAGTCGGCCGCGCGGCTCCGGAAAGTGTTGTCGGCGTCCATGTTTCGCAGGTGTACTCGTTCCCCTCGGGTGACCCGAGTGAAATGGCCGACCTCACCGCCGACGAACAGCAGTCATTGGCCACCCTGGACTGGTTCGTGAAGAACAAGATGGGCTTCAACATCCTGCAGTCCCAGCAGCCGCAGACGCTGGCGCACGCGCTGATGGATTCCCCGACCGGCTTGCTCGGGTGGAACACTCAACTGCTCGGCCCGGACCTGGACGACGATTTCGTGCTCACCAATATCGCGATCCACTGGCTCACCGGCACCGCGGGCTCGGCGATCCGGCACTACTTCGAGAAGGCCCAGGCCGAGCAGCCTGCCGAACCGACCACGGTGCCGCTGGCGTTGTCCGGGTCGACCGGCGATTTCCACGGCATCCGCCGCTTCGCCGACCGCGATCACCGCAACATCGTGTCGTGGCGGACGCACGACGTGTTCACCCACTACTTGCACCATGTGGCGCCGGCGTTGATGGCCGACGAGATCACCGAATTCTTCGCGCAATATCGGTAG